In a single window of the Nodularia spumigena CCY9414 genome:
- a CDS encoding ATP-binding protein — translation MASIDDIIKREINPFDRVNSRTGNFWVKDEDKEAIVDSIHQEAIAEIEEVLNLVTTDNLSRTILLVGDSGSGKSYLLGRLKRTLNSKAFFAYIGPWVDDEYIWRHILRYTVDSLIQVPDGQQESQLILWLKSLSAFTKNSLKKKLFNDNVWDLLLDNRQQFIKHLKQNYQTSSIYNPDIFFGIIHYLTNPELYPLACEWLRGDDLSEESLQALKIKKCIDTEDAAKNILANFGKISTATQPIVLCFDQVESIPNWLSNPQAIFNINTTLHNENIQNFLIIITIVTDPCRHSWKYIPQSDKARIDKLVSLKNINLNQAEALWQYRLQPIHQAAKPQPESPITPLNRQILENYFPGGKTNPRNALLLGKGEYQKYKNSIIGNGGGVKVDVEAEFQLLWQQEYKKNQQKFPKISLLSSPDLIRMLQVALEALEVQLVKPKLISGKYTGYSLSYQQPKQRERIGIIWTEDANMTSFFHVMNACQRAIQENICQKLYLIRIGNVGNVKLAGYKMYSQIFSKIQNTHIKPNLQSVHYLATYHSLVNSVLAQELVIGYKTINLQTLQTLIRQSELLQNCTLLQELGIVNKSDEPSENGKRQRDLRPVKDFLLNLVTTQKFLGVLILISKAAEQFPDVKETDIQHLIDLLSQERKVKIIDPKAKVEDQLICLMA, via the coding sequence ATGGCATCTATCGACGACATTATTAAGCGCGAAATTAACCCCTTTGACCGAGTAAATTCAAGGACAGGTAATTTTTGGGTCAAAGACGAAGATAAAGAAGCTATAGTTGATTCAATTCATCAAGAAGCCATAGCTGAAATTGAAGAAGTTCTCAACTTAGTAACTACAGATAATTTAAGTAGAACTATCTTACTTGTTGGTGATTCAGGTTCTGGCAAAAGCTATCTTTTAGGTAGACTCAAACGCACCCTTAATTCTAAAGCTTTTTTTGCTTACATAGGACCTTGGGTTGATGATGAGTATATCTGGCGACATATCTTGCGTTATACAGTAGATAGTTTAATTCAAGTCCCAGATGGACAGCAAGAATCTCAGTTAATTCTCTGGCTTAAAAGTTTATCCGCTTTCACAAAAAATAGCCTGAAAAAGAAACTGTTTAATGATAATGTTTGGGATTTATTGCTGGATAATCGTCAACAATTTATTAAACATCTCAAGCAAAACTATCAAACTTCGAGTATTTATAATCCTGACATTTTTTTTGGCATTATACATTACCTCACAAATCCAGAACTTTATCCCCTAGCCTGTGAGTGGTTACGAGGAGATGATTTAAGTGAAGAATCCTTGCAAGCTTTAAAAATCAAAAAGTGCATTGATACAGAAGATGCAGCTAAAAACATATTAGCAAATTTTGGCAAAATTTCTACTGCAACTCAGCCAATTGTTTTATGTTTTGATCAGGTGGAAAGTATACCAAATTGGTTGTCTAATCCACAAGCAATATTTAATATAAACACTACTCTTCACAATGAAAATATCCAGAATTTTCTAATTATAATTACTATAGTCACAGATCCTTGCAGGCATAGTTGGAAATATATTCCACAGTCTGATAAAGCTAGAATAGATAAATTAGTTAGTCTTAAAAATATTAACTTAAATCAAGCGGAAGCGCTTTGGCAGTATAGATTACAGCCAATACATCAAGCAGCTAAACCTCAACCAGAATCTCCTATTACTCCTTTAAATCGCCAAATTTTAGAGAACTATTTTCCAGGGGGTAAAACCAACCCTAGAAATGCATTGCTTCTAGGTAAGGGTGAGTATCAAAAATATAAAAATAGTATTATAGGAAATGGTGGCGGAGTAAAAGTAGACGTTGAAGCAGAGTTTCAATTACTATGGCAGCAAGAATATAAAAAAAATCAGCAAAAATTTCCTAAAATTTCTTTGCTATCATCGCCTGATTTAATTAGGATGTTGCAAGTGGCTTTAGAAGCATTAGAAGTACAGTTAGTAAAACCTAAACTGATATCAGGCAAATATACTGGCTATTCCTTGAGTTATCAACAACCTAAACAAAGAGAAAGAATAGGAATAATCTGGACAGAAGATGCCAATATGACAAGTTTTTTTCATGTGATGAATGCTTGTCAGAGAGCAATTCAAGAAAATATTTGCCAAAAACTTTACTTAATAAGAATTGGTAATGTAGGAAACGTAAAACTTGCAGGTTATAAAATGTACAGCCAGATTTTTTCTAAGATTCAGAACACTCATATCAAACCAAATCTTCAGTCAGTTCATTACTTAGCTACTTACCATTCCTTAGTTAATTCTGTATTAGCTCAGGAATTAGTTATTGGATACAAAACTATTAATTTGCAGACATTACAAACTTTAATCCGTCAGTCTGAACTTTTGCAAAATTGTACTTTGTTGCAGGAATTAGGGATTGTTAATAAATCTGATGAGCCTAGTGAAAATGGAAAAAGACAAAGAGATTTAAGACCTGTCAAAGATTTTTTATTAAACCTAGTCACAACCCAAAAGTTTCTCGGTGTTCTTATTTTAATTTCAAAAGCAGCCGAACAGTTTCCGGATGTAAAAGAAACTGACATTCAACACTTAATTGACCTATTATCTCAGGAAAG
- a CDS encoding glycosyltransferase family A protein, whose amino-acid sequence MNNKPLLSIVTATLGKFSDYWLENLLNVEGAVQFVFIYPPQVKIKLIDDPRVTVIVSPYKGEWLQRYVGFLNATGEYVLALDDDDYVHPQVCELITKYFNIFPESWIIRLQKLNIDINDEPRIKQPWAEIPDIDKLQVCKKTPENPFPYENGNFQGLLEVPIAPLQKNFDFRYLIWPFLTRRDNEGYHFENFNNIVWRNDLIQQGLPELSRATKVLGAVTWIPAIGLDRLAGLFIQAQFFQPDAIIGHWMPKPEQIRYIDKDPALKPPRFHIFSDILLIKVFPQYGYFWNLAFNKLYGVPRTLAKLLKLKLIKKAQQ is encoded by the coding sequence ATGAATAATAAACCATTACTATCTATAGTTACGGCTACATTAGGTAAATTTTCCGATTATTGGCTAGAAAACCTCTTAAATGTGGAAGGTGCTGTCCAATTTGTTTTTATTTATCCTCCTCAAGTCAAAATTAAACTGATCGATGATCCTAGAGTCACAGTTATAGTTAGTCCTTATAAAGGCGAATGGCTGCAAAGATATGTAGGTTTTCTCAATGCTACCGGAGAATACGTTTTAGCTTTGGATGATGATGATTATGTTCATCCGCAAGTATGTGAATTAATAACTAAATACTTTAACATATTTCCTGAAAGCTGGATTATCAGGTTGCAAAAACTGAACATAGACATCAACGATGAACCGCGAATTAAGCAACCTTGGGCAGAAATTCCAGATATTGACAAACTCCAAGTGTGCAAAAAAACACCTGAAAATCCTTTTCCTTACGAAAATGGTAACTTTCAAGGTTTGTTAGAGGTTCCCATTGCTCCCTTACAGAAAAATTTTGATTTCCGTTATTTAATTTGGCCTTTTCTCACCAGAAGAGATAATGAAGGTTATCATTTTGAAAACTTTAATAATATTGTTTGGAGAAATGATTTAATTCAGCAAGGTTTACCAGAACTTTCACGAGCCACAAAAGTGTTAGGAGCAGTAACCTGGATACCAGCAATTGGTTTGGATAGATTAGCTGGGTTATTTATCCAAGCTCAATTTTTTCAGCCAGATGCTATTATTGGTCATTGGATGCCAAAACCAGAACAAATTAGATACATCGATAAAGATCCTGCATTGAAACCACCGCGATTTCATATTTTTTCCGATATTCTCTTGATCAAGGTTTTTCCCCAATATGGTTATTTTTGGAATCTGGCATTTAATAAATTATATGGTGTTCCGAGAACTTTGGCTAAATTGCTCAAACTCAAGTTAATCAAAAAAGCACAGCAGTAA
- a CDS encoding glycosyltransferase family 4 protein, protein MRILMLSSTFPYPPSRGGTEIRTFNLLKYLQQNHSVTLVTQQHEGVSATEVEELRKYVSELMVFPLAPEIPEKKPVAQIFGKIRRFAESVIKATPANVLHRYSPEIQTLVDNYIQGQKFDVITCEHSVNEIYIRPEFRQNINTVVDIHSSVYSWTNDHLKMGASQNPLRDRLYLAFILERYEKRYCNKFSHIVVTTEDDRQEFLKLRPEMEIQVIPNGVDLELFPYRDQDPGGHKLIFVGAMDASHNIDAARFCALEVLPELQKTYADATFSIVGARPTPEILALKNIPGVIVTGRIPSMVEYLHQSTVCVVPLRTGFGIKNKTLEAMAAGVPVVASDRGLEGLAIEQPISALRANKPAEYVAAISQLFDSPQLRDQLSHNARQLVETEFTWAIAGKRYEQVCLGLNHQG, encoded by the coding sequence ATGCGTATTCTGATGCTATCTTCTACATTTCCTTATCCACCGAGTCGAGGGGGAACAGAAATTAGAACTTTTAATTTGCTCAAATATTTACAGCAAAACCATTCTGTGACTTTAGTCACGCAGCAGCACGAGGGGGTTTCGGCGACTGAAGTAGAGGAATTACGAAAATATGTGAGTGAATTGATGGTTTTTCCTTTAGCGCCGGAAATACCGGAAAAAAAGCCTGTCGCACAAATATTTGGGAAAATAAGACGCTTTGCCGAATCAGTAATTAAAGCGACACCAGCTAATGTGTTGCATCGCTATTCACCAGAGATTCAAACCTTAGTAGATAATTACATTCAAGGGCAAAAGTTTGATGTCATCACCTGTGAACATAGTGTGAATGAAATATATATTAGACCAGAATTTCGCCAAAATATCAATACAGTTGTAGATATTCATAGTTCAGTTTATAGCTGGACTAACGACCATTTAAAAATGGGTGCTTCTCAAAATCCATTACGCGATCGCCTGTATCTAGCCTTCATCCTAGAACGTTACGAAAAACGTTACTGCAATAAATTTTCTCACATAGTTGTCACCACAGAAGACGACCGCCAAGAATTTCTCAAACTTCGTCCTGAAATGGAAATTCAAGTCATACCCAACGGTGTAGATTTAGAATTATTTCCCTATCGTGACCAAGATCCAGGCGGACATAAGTTAATATTTGTGGGAGCGATGGATGCATCCCATAATATAGATGCGGCGCGTTTTTGTGCGTTAGAAGTGCTACCAGAACTGCAAAAAACTTATGCTGATGCCACATTTAGTATAGTCGGTGCCAGACCAACACCAGAAATTTTAGCACTAAAAAACATTCCTGGAGTCATCGTTACTGGTCGGATTCCCTCAATGGTAGAATATCTACATCAATCCACTGTTTGCGTAGTTCCCCTACGCACTGGCTTTGGGATTAAAAATAAAACTTTAGAAGCAATGGCTGCTGGTGTGCCGGTAGTGGCTAGCGATCGCGGTTTAGAAGGACTCGCTATAGAGCAGCCAATCAGCGCATTACGCGCCAACAAACCTGCTGAATACGTCGCCGCCATTAGTCAACTGTTTGACAGTCCCCAACTGCGTGATCAATTATCTCATAACGCTAGACAACTTGTAGAAACCGAATTCACTTGGGCGATCGCCGGAAAACGTTATGAACAAGTTTGTTTGGGACTTAATCATCAAGGATAG